One genomic segment of Stigmatopora argus isolate UIUO_Sarg chromosome 1, RoL_Sarg_1.0, whole genome shotgun sequence includes these proteins:
- the adamts5 gene encoding A disintegrin and metalloproteinase with thrombospondin motifs 5: METSFYLLFLFLRLFSLYAPPLVSASSVALFRGFYLPPANGSRLSPARRTDGVVRTVDRIYNGGGRAGYLLYLDGTRFQLDMERDASLLSDHLGPASRFLSAVGADSGRILRRDCVYRGTVDSEPESLAVFDLCGGGLEGFFAVRGVRYSIAPIVRAGEGGVTGARTRTLRDRDAERALHAFTRESFRFEARRDAGDGCGTPDRSDLKPGRGRRGVNGGLRDGRRRKRRRRGRGGPRAKRSVSRARHVELLLVADVSMSKKYGKDLRHYLLTLASIASKLYGHASIENPIRLSVVRVVALDEKEKGLEVSKNAASTLKSFCKWQNQQNPLDDDHQHHHDAAILFTRQDLCGHHSCDTLGMADVGTICSPERSCAVIEDDGLHAAFTVAHEIGHLLGLSHDDSKFCEERFGVNSDKRLMSSILTSIDASKPWSRCTSATITDFFDDGNAECLLDSPRQPLPGPEELPGQSYDAVRQCRLAFGPEYTVCPGMDVCSRLWCAVIRQGQMVCLTKKLPAVEGTPCGKGRICLQGKCVDKTRKRHYSSSNHGSWSSWGSWGSCSRTCGGGVQFAQRLCNNPPPRNNGRYCTGKRAIYRSCNVTPCPPSEKSFRQEQCEVRNGPQTDPKGVKTFVEWVPKYAGVLPKDVCKLTCRAKGTGYYVVFSHRVIDGTECRPYSGSVCVKGKCVRTGCDGIIGSKLQFDKCGVCGGDNAGCVRVVGNFTKRSKGYTDVVKIPAGSTHIKVRQHKAKDQNRFSAYLALRRPGGEYLLNGKFMISTSETIVALNGSALNYSGWSQRDEGLHGMGPGALREPLLVQILATDAKKPLDVRYSFFTPRTPPSLARLQATATTVAALTGATSTSSPSPYPTILVPVPTAAAGPSTPPPPGPQWVTGSWMACSRTCDAGWQSRTVQCQARGGKLSKGCLLNSRPSAFKHCLVKNC, translated from the exons ATGGAGACCTCGTTTTACCTCCTGTTCCTGTTCCTCCGCCTGTTCTCGCTTTACGCACCACCGCTCGTCTCGGCGTCCTCCGTCGCCCTCTTCCGGGGTTTCTACCTCCCACCTGCCAACGGTTCGCGGCTCTCCCCGGCCCGCCGGACGGACGGCGTCGTTCGCACCGTGGATCGGATTTACAACGGCGGCGGGAGAGCCGGATACCTGCTCTACCTGGACGGGACTCGTTTCCAGCTGGACATGGAACGCGATGCCTCACTCCTGTCGGATCACCTCGGTCCGGCATCCCGCTTTTTGTCCGCCGTGGGGGCCGACTCGGGACGAATCCTGCGGCGGGATTGCGTCTACCGGGGGACGGTGGACTCGGAACCAGAGTCGTTGGCTGTTTTCGACCTGTGCGGAGGGGGTTTGGAGGGATTCTTTGCCGTGCGCGGGGTCCGTTACTCGATCGCGCCGATCGTACGCGCGGGAGAGGGAGGAGTGACGGGAGCGCGCACGCGCACGCTAAGGGACCGGGACGCGGAGCGCGCTCTCCATGCCTTCACGAGAGAGAGCTTCCGTTTCGAAGCGCGACGGGACGCCGGGGACGGTTGCGGGACGCCCGACAGGAGCGACTTGAAACCGGGACGAGGTAGAAGGGGGGTAAATGGAGGACTGCGCGACGGACGACGGCGgaaacgacgacgacgaggacgaggaggaccCCGCGCTAAGAGGTCTGTTTCCAGGGCCAGGCACGTGGAACTCCTGCTGGTGGCCGACGTCAGCATGAGTAAAAAGTACGGCAAGGATCTTCGCCACTATTTGCTGACGTTGGCCTCCATCGCCTCCAAGTTGTACGGCCACGCCAGCATCGAGAACCCCATCCGGTTGTCCGTGGTCCGAGTGGTGGCGCTGGACGAGAAGGAGAAAGGCTTGGAGGTGTCCAAGAACGCGGCTAGTACCCTCAAGAGCTTCTGCAAGTGGCAGAACCAGCAGAACCCGCTGGACGATGACCACCAGCACCATCATGACGCCGCCATCCTCTTCACTAGGCAG GACCTTTGCGGCCATCACTCGTGCGACACCCTGGGAATGGCGGACGTGGGCACCATCTGCTCCCCGGAGCGCAGCTGCGCCGTCATCGAGGACGACGGCCTCCACGCCGCCTTCACGGTGGCGCACGAGATCG GCCACTTGCTGGGTTTGTCCCACGACGACTCCAAGTTCTGCGAGGAGCGCTTCGGCGTCAACAGCGACAAGCGGCTGATGTCGTCCATCCTGACGTCCATCGACGCGTCCAAACCGTGGAGTCGCTGCACGTCGGCCACCATCACCGACTTCTTCGACGACGGCAACG CCGAGTGCCTCCTGGACTCGCCCCGCCAACCCCTACCGGGTCCCGAGGAGCTTCCGGGTCAGAGCTACGACGCGGTGCGCCAGTGCCGCCTGGCCTTCGGACCGGAGTACACGGTGTGCCCCGGGATGGACGTGTGCTCCCGCCTGTGGTGCGCGGTCATCCGGCAGGGTCAGATGGTCTGCCTGACCAAGAAGCTACCGGCCGTGGAGGGCACGCCCTGCGGGAAGGGACGCATCTGCCTGCAGGGGAAGTGCGTGGACAAAACGCGCAAGAGACATTACTCG TCGTCCAACCACGGCAGCTGGAGCTCCTGGGGTTCCTGGGGGTCGTGTAGCAGGACCTGCGGGGGCGGAGTCCAGTTCGCCCAACGCTTGTGCAACAACCCGCCGCCGCGGAACAACGGGCGCTACTGCACGGGGAAGAGAGCCATCTATCGCTCCTGCAACGTGACGCCGTGCCCGCCTTccg AAAAGAGTTTCCGGCAGGAGCAGTGCGAAGTCCGCAACGGCCCGCAAACCGACCCCAAAGGCGTGAAAACCTTCGTGGAATGGGTCCCCAAATACGCCGGCGTTCTCCCCAAAGACGTCTGCAAGCTCACCTGCCGAGCCAAAGGAACCGGCTACTACGTGGTCTTCTCGCACAGG GTGATAGACGGGACCGAATGCCGTCCGTATAGCGGTTCGGTGTGCGTCAAGGGCAAATGCGTGCGCACGGGTTGCGACGGCATCATCGGTTCCAAACTCCAGTTCGACAAGTGCGGCGTGTGCGGCGGCGACAACGCGGGTTGCGTCCGGGTGGTGGGCAACTTCACCAAAAGGAG CAAGGGCTACACGGATGTGGTGAAGATCCCGGCAGGCTCCACCCACATCAAGGTCCGTCAACACAAGGCCAAAGACCAGAACCGCTTCAGCGCCTACCTGGCCCTGCGGAGACCCGGCGGCGAGTACCTCCTCAACGGCAAGTTCATGATCTCCACCTCGGAGACCATCGTGGCGCTCAACGGCTCCGCCCTCAACTACAGTGGGTGGAGTCAAAGGGACGAGGGGCTCCACGGCATGGGCCCCGGGGCCTTACGAGAACCTCTTCTAGTCCAGATCCTGGCCACGGACGCCAAAAAACCGCTGGACGTCCGTTACAGTTTCTTCACGCCGCGCACGCCGCCTAGCTTAGCGCGTTTGCAGGCGACCGCCACGACCGTCGCAGCGCTAACCGGCGCCACGTCGACGTCGTCCCCGTCCCCCTACCCGACCATCTTGGTCCCCGTGCCGACCGCGGCCGCCGGGCCGTCCACGCCCCCTCCGCCGGGACCCCAGTGGGTGACGGGGTCTTGGATGGCGTGCTCCAGAACTTGTGACGCGGGTTGGCAGAGCAGGACGGTCCAGTGTCAGGCCCGGGGCGGGAAGCTGTCCAAAGGATGCCTGCTCAATTCCCGACCCTCCGCTTTTAAACACTGTCTCGTGAAAAACTGTTGA